In the Helianthus annuus cultivar XRQ/B chromosome 11, HanXRQr2.0-SUNRISE, whole genome shotgun sequence genome, one interval contains:
- the LOC110887241 gene encoding cysteine proteinase inhibitor B-like — MANLSTLVTFAIVILISCFVANGMLGARTKVDHVKTNKMIQEIGRYSVDEYNRLPRSTTANDEGGLRFSRVVEAEQQVVSGMKYYMKIEALTKSGDPKVFESVVVVKPWLRSKQLVKFGPSQGVLRPV; from the exons ATGGCAAATCTCTCAACACTAGTTACCTTTGCAATTGTGATTTTGATTTCGTGCTTTGTAGCTAATGGAATGTTAGGAGCGAGGACCAAGGTTGACCATGTCAAAACGAACAAGATGATTCAGGAGATCGGGAG GTATTCAGTGGATGAGTACAACCGCTTGCCGCGGAGCACAACCGCGAATGACGAAGGAGGTTTAAGGTTTTCGCGAGTGGTGGAGGCGGAGCAGCAGGTGGTGTCAGGGATGAAGTATTACATGAAGATCGAGGCGTTAACGAAGAGTGGAGATCCGAAGGTGTTTGAGTCGGTTGTGGTGGTGAAACCGTGGCTTCGTTCGAAGCAGTTGGTGAAGTTCGGGCCGTCACAGGGGGTTTTGCGACCGGTTTGA